In Populus nigra chromosome 1, ddPopNigr1.1, whole genome shotgun sequence, one genomic interval encodes:
- the LOC133695202 gene encoding probable WRKY transcription factor 14, which yields MDNYQGDLTDILRASGGALGQSDVPVSNWEFPFDPSSTMGESRGNLFGDPFCNMRDPLLHELNVAAGSSYFSSQNSADHVLGATSVDHDHSSSFVGANSATTSSNSSILAHQRVFENHEIHKAATPPPAPCNIFSRIQISPNNPPKLPVSPCNSPVIATGSSPRGFKPSAMVSSDIINVNNSKGCLMENTGQVQISSPRNMGIKRRKSQAKKVVCIPAPAAANSRPGGEVVPSDLWAWRKYGQKPIKGSPYPRGYYRCSSSKGCSARKQVERSRTDPNMLVITYTSEHNHPWPTQRNALAGSTRSQPLKSTAASKSPTGSQSQKTGNTKEEQKESSNDTLSPTNIVGGRSTASASVKEEFDDVDKQMGMDDNDFSEGFSHSYKPSMPDQSDRDFFAELGEIDADPLDLLFTQEFNGDEQKESKDLDPFSIFDWSGDTNTSFGEAKKGL from the exons ATGGATAATTATCAAGGTGATTTAACAGATATTCTTCGAGCTAGTGGTGGAGCTTTAGGCCAATCAGATGTTCCTGTTTCAAACTGGGAATTCCCCTTTGATCCATCATCCACTATGGGAGAGAGTAGAGGTAATCTTTTTGGTGATCCTTTTTGCAACATGAGAGATCCCCTTCTTCATGAGCTTAACGTTGCTGCTGGTTCAAGCTATTTTAGCAGCCAAAATTCAGCAGATCATGTGTTAGGTGCTACTAGTGTTGATCATGATCACAGTAGTAGTTTTGTTGGTGCAAATAGTGCTACTACTAGTTCTAATAGTAGTATTCTTGCTCATCAAAGAGTGTTTGAAAATCACGAGATCCATAAGGCTGCTACTCCTCCTCCTGCTCCTtgcaatatattttcaagaattcaGATCTCACCAAATAATCCACCAAAGCTGCCTGTTTCGCCGTGTAATTCTCCGGTTATTGCTACCGGTTCTTCGCCGAGAGGGTTTAAGCCTTCTGCTATGGTTTCAAGTGatataattaatgttaataacTCAAAAGGTTGCTTGATGGAGAACACTGGACAAGTGCAGATCTCATCTCCAAGGAACATGGGGATCAAGAGAAG GAAGAGTCAGGCAAAGAAGGTGGTTTGTATTCCAGCACCAGCAGCTGCAAACAGCAGGCCTGGTGGAGAAGTAGTTCCATCTGACTTATGGGCATGGAGAAAATATGGACAAAAACCCATCAAGGGTTCTCCTTATCCAAG GGGTTACTATAGATGCAGCAGCTCTAAGGGTTGCTCAGCAAGGAAACAAGTAGAGCGGAGCCGAACTGATCCTAACATGTTGGTGATCACCTACACTTCTGAGCATAACCATCCATGGCCAACTCAGAGAAATGCACTAGCGGGCTCAACAAGGTCCCAGCCACTAAAGAGCACTGCAGCTTCAAAGAGCCCCACGGGTTCTCAATCACAAAAAACAGGAAATACAAAAGAAGAACAGAAGGAGAGCAGCAATGATACATTGTCTCCTACCAATATTGTTGGTGGTAGGTCAACAGCAAGTGCATCTGTCAAAGAGGAGTTTGATGACGTTGACAAGCAAATGGGGATGGATGATAATGATTTCAGTGAAGGGTTTTCTCACAGTTACAAGCCATCAATGCCAGATCAATCTGATCGAGACTTCTTTGCTGAACTGGGAGAAATAGATGCTGACCCTCTTGACCTATTGTTTACACAAGAATTCAATGGAGATGAGCAGAAAGAAAGTAAGGACTTGGATCCATTCAGTATCTTTGATTGGTCTGGGGACACAAACACTTCATTTGGAGAAGCAAAGAAGGGTTTATAA